One Anaerolineales bacterium DNA window includes the following coding sequences:
- a CDS encoding glycosyltransferase, whose amino-acid sequence MYPKITIVTPSLNQARFISRTIESVVNQNYPSLEYIVMDGGSTDDTVTILRRYSGQLTWKSEKDLGQSHAVNKGLRSACGDVVAFLNSDDIYDPGALLTIGKYFSEHPEAAWVTGRCRNIDPEGRVIRKWITCYKNFWLWVNSQRILKIINFISQPATFWRRSVMEKIGYLDENIHYAMDYDYWLRIGRLYPLHIIWKNLACFRIHPNSKAGSSANKQFDSEMEIARRHINSHMILGLHEIHRMLTVGIYTRFHHRQDR is encoded by the coding sequence GTGTACCCCAAAATAACCATCGTCACTCCTTCTTTGAATCAAGCTCGGTTCATCAGCCGAACCATCGAATCCGTCGTAAATCAGAATTATCCTTCTTTAGAATACATCGTTATGGACGGAGGCTCCACAGACGACACGGTAACGATTCTGCGTAGGTATTCGGGCCAGTTGACCTGGAAATCAGAAAAAGACCTTGGCCAATCTCATGCGGTAAACAAAGGACTACGGTCTGCATGCGGGGATGTTGTCGCTTTCCTTAATTCCGATGATATTTATGACCCCGGTGCATTACTGACGATCGGAAAATATTTTTCTGAACATCCAGAAGCAGCTTGGGTCACCGGGCGCTGCAGAAACATCGACCCGGAAGGTCGGGTAATTCGAAAATGGATCACATGCTATAAGAACTTCTGGTTATGGGTGAATAGCCAGAGGATTCTAAAAATAATTAACTTTATTTCTCAACCGGCCACTTTCTGGCGACGTAGTGTAATGGAAAAGATTGGATACCTGGATGAAAATATCCATTATGCGATGGATTATGACTATTGGCTACGAATTGGCCGCCTGTACCCGCTTCACATCATTTGGAAAAACCTCGCTTGTTTCCGAATCCATCCTAATTCCAAAGCGGGTTCCAGCGCCAACAAACAATTTGACTCGGAGATGGAGATCGCCCGTCGGCATATAAACTCCCATATGATTCTTGGTTTGCACGAAATACACCGGATGCTGACGGTAGGGATTTATACTCGCTTCCATCATCGCCAAGACCGATAA